The genomic region TCATATATTATGCACTTGATTTTAAAGAAATCATAAGTGTAGGTACTGTGTAAGTAAATTCTGTATGCACCAAGGGAAGCCAATCTCTGGTAATGGATAGCACTAACCCACATGCTATTAAATGTAAGAAGTCTATAAACCTTGAGAAAACATTATTGTTTTATAATCATCACTAAACCTAGCCATAAAACTTTTGAGGCAGTTAAAGAAGAGTATGTTGTGTGCCATGTGTGGTAATTCTGACAAAATTAGGCAAACTACATAGactgattatttttttgtattacttTACTTGCAAAATGTGTAAATATTTTTCTATGATAAATGCAACCACAACTATTGCTGTTATTCCTTGTAAATATGAAATTCAATTTATGGGATCTTTTCACTTGGTGTAAAATATAAATAGACTTCTTGTGTATCCTTCGGTAAAAGAAAGTCTCAGATATTCTTTTTGATTCATCATAATGATCCTAGAGATTGAGAATATTTTTTCTGATGGATTTTCATGAACTGAAAGTCATTTTTATACAGAGTTTCATCAAAGATATACTGTGAAATAACCCTCATCTAACATGCTCGGTCACCATTGCCAACTGTGCTGCATGCCATCTCGGATACCAAAGTAAAATGACCAACCACTGACCAAATGCAGCAACTGAAATGAGACAGTAACCTAGCTCCAATCAAATTATTATTAGTTGTCCTGTTGCAGAAAAGTTTGATTGGCAATTTCTTTCCAGTTTGGCAGAATAGGATTTTCTTGGACCTAATgcagcaatataaaaaaaaaaaaaaaaaaaaaaaaacttctacaGCATTGTCATTAATCAGCCTCCTGCAGCTGCACATGTTTGCACACACTTCACAGCTATTTTCATGATTAATTTGATAGTTaccctttccttcagttttctgAGAGGTTTGAAGGTTCATAAGACATGTGTGACAACAGAAGAGTGCTTCAAGGGGTAGGGATTCAGATGAGGCTGCATTCATATGACAACTCTTTTACCGACAGTCCTAAGGCAAGCGGTACACTTTTTACGTAGCCTAGGTCATCCTTCAATGCCGACGAAGAAACTATTTTCTCTCATAGTTTTTGGCGTGGTTCAAATTAATGTGACACTTGGTTTTCTTGCAAATCACTATTATTtgtttctccccttccatccttccaaaAACTAGTGACTTCCTCACAACAAATAACACATCAATTGCAAACAAAAAATCACTATAGATAAGTCTTTTTCTCACAATACTATgtagaaatgaggaaaaataagcaCTTCAACGCTCACAAGACATGAGGAAAGCAGACTCTGCCGCCTCCTCAACTTCGTGACATCACAACAAAGCAGTGTAAAGCGTATCACACATATTTATCAAAAACAATTAACAtgaacctgacctgacctaactatacaaactctaacattaccTGACCTGCGGTGTAACGCTTAAATATGATAAGGAGAAACATATCGTATCTCTGGCTTCATTAATATGAATTTGCAAAGTACGTATACATAAACAAAACATTCAGAATGACAAGATCACAGCATGAGACGGCTAAGAATTGTCTAGTTTGAGAATGACCTCAGCCGAAATAAAACGGGTTAGGCACCAACGGAGAGTGCCCAAGCCTCTTCACAATCACTGAGGCAACACAACTCAATATGGTGATGGAATACTCACAAAATGGAACACTTGTTACCTTCAACAGGGGAAGGGCAGGCTGACAGTGTGGAAAGCTATGGGCACTGAATGAATTTAAGGCAGTGACCAGACTGCATATGGGCCTGCCAGTCCCATGAGGAAGGAGGTAGGTAGCGCTGCCCTCAAGGCTAACCTGCTCCCACTGTTTGCATGGCCACTACTTGCACAAGCCTGACTGGGCCCCAGCATGAAGCCAAATTACTACACGCCTGGACCACAGCATATGGTACTTTCAGGAGGGGCAGTACCTGCAAGGTGAGCCCCAGGTAATgagtgtgaggtggtggtggtggttaaatcCGCCTTTCACTGCACTGAGCACTGTTGCGAGGGTGGTAATGGGGAGCGGCccgtgggtggcgtgggcgaCGTGTCCGGGCCGTGTGGGTGTCGCGGGGCGCGGGGCGGACGGGGGCGTGGGTGGCAGGGCGGGCGTGCCGTGCGCGGAATGCGGGCGCCACGCACAGCCCACACCCGCCGCCCAACTTTCTCCAGCCTGCCCCGGCCCTGCTGTGCACCACCGGGCTGGGGGCCGCGGCGCTGCGCCCGCCGCCCACCAGGCAGCGCGGGGGTACTCACGCGGTCTAGGGTCCGGGGGCAGGAGCCGCAGATTGTAGGAAACACATTTGGAGCTGTTTACCCGTGCTGCCAACAGTCCCAGCCTCGGGTCAtaggcggcggggcggcggcgaaGCGGCGGCGGGCGCGCGGCGGTGGGGCGTCGGGTCCTGTGTGTGGGGGGCCGGATCCTTTGCGCGGCGGCCGCCCGATGCTCACTTTTTCTCCTCACGAGCGTCTGGAATATTTCTCTTTCCCGTATAACCACAAAAACCACAACAAAAGTTGTGGTTAAGAGACTTCATAACCCAAAATGTGAATTATATACAGTTATTTATCCTCCGCATTCTCGTCAATGAACGGTAAGTGTGGGCGCGGcgcggggggcggcggggggcggccGGAGGGCAGCACGGGGGGCGAACAGGACAGTAACGTGACGTTCCCTGCGGCCCGGGGTGAGGTGGCTTCTGCTGGGCCTCCTCCTGCGTCCTCTCCGCACCGCCCTGCCCCCACACCGCCAAGGGCCTGCCCCGGGCGTCCTCTGTGTTGtgagaatgtgtttgtgtgtgagtccccggccATTAAGGGCACCACTGAGCCCCAGAGTATTGGTGGAGGTGCTTCACCGTAATGCCCTCCCTGCCTGGGTGTGCGGGTGTCACCAGCAGCCCCCCGCGGTGATGCAGCATGAACGAGGCAACACACCAGGCCAGGAATCACGGGAATTAGTCTTGAGCACTATCTAAAGGTTTAACACATTACATTAGACGTAGTATCTCAATAACCTGCAGATGTCAGCAGCACAGGTGGTAGAGGCCCATGGGGAGGCAGCCCTGTGTGTAAGAATGGATTTGTGGGCTGATGTGTGGGAAGGTTTCCATCAAGATAATTATTTACATTAACTCTAATACCTAAAGGCAAACTGAAGGATCTTTTGTAGGCAAATAACTCATTCATGCTTTCACTTCAAAACAATGGATGGTGCTCTTGCCTGGTTGGCCTTTCATCTTGTGGTTGCAAATGGGAAAATTTAAGtagagtaagagaagaaaggtCCAGACAGCTGACAAATTTTATCAAAAGAATAAAGCAGTTTTTCTTAAGGCAGTGTAATATGTCTTTCTCAAAACTATTTGATTCATGCATGATTTaataacgtgtatgaattaaccAAATAAGCTGAGTTACTGCGGGTGTTATGGATGTATGGCAGAACAAAAGTGGCTACAGATTGGGACTTTGAAGTTATAtattgtgtaagtgtgtgttcatcaccatttttcatcaaattacttttttaatttttttacgttttGCCATGCATTTTCTTTGCcataaatatactttcttttaagccattattattttctcttaaaTTAGTTTTATGTGAAACTGACAGCCAAAACATAGCTTCGAATTTCATTGGAAAATTAAAAGAAGCCTTCAAATATTATATTTTTAGATGAGCCAAGCAAAGGTTAATGAGTGAACAATGTAAGTCCCTAGAGACAGCACTAAGGCTGTGTCGCCATTGTGTGCCGCAGATCTAGTCATGGGGGTGGACCAGTTCCTCCTGACGTGGAACAACCACCGCTCCAACTTAGCAGAAGTTTTTACGCAGCTTAGGGTTCAGGTGGGTGCACTGAATTCTTCAGGTGAACAAATAAAGGCTAATATGAGCCATAGTTAATGAAAACCTTTACTGTTGATGCTAAATTATGCTTATTTTAACACTAGTTTCGTTGGTGTGTTCTACTCTAAATCAAGAGAGATTTATTTTTGAATTTTAATTTACTTACTTGAATTACTGCTTTCATATATTTAATCATTCTTATATAATTAATCTTAGTTGTGGTCCATACATTTTATTGTTCATGCATTATTCAGAATAAATATTATATTCATAATTGAAAATTTGAAATAATTTGCAGCTGtaatatttaatttatattttatcatATTCATCTGTTTGTGTGGTTGCTGCTCTAAGCAATTATTTTCCAGCCAGTGTCATCGAACTTTATTGATCTTTATCAGCAAAGATGTAGTTATTAAAAGTTATATAGATTTATAATAGGTTTTGAGGCATAAGCTATTGATGTGTTGAGTAAGCATCTGTctgaacggtggtggtggtggtggtgctgcaggACCAGTTGGTGGATGTGACGCTGCTATGTGATGGGGGCAGCTACCCAGCCCACCGCCTTGTACTGGCCGCTTGCTCTCCTTACTTCCACCAGCTTTTCACACGCCTGCCCACCCAGCACCCACTCATCTACCTCAGGGATGTCAAACAGGCCGAGCTTGAGGCACTACTGGAGTTTATATATCGAGGGGAGGTCAGTAGATTCATTAACGTGGAGTCTGAAATAGAATTCTGAAGCAATAAATGTCTCTTTTGTCGATGTGTGTCTTACTTATTGTATAAATTACACTCTAAGAGCTTGTTGTATATGTTAGGATtattttaaccctttcaatatgtGATGCAGACATCAGCGTCACAATATGGAAagagttaagaggaaatggaagaggattaatcctcttctgaacctcttaaatctcttccatttcctaatcctaagaagaggattaagaagacgtctgcgtcaccgtattgaaagggttattACAGTGCATTTTTTTGTCAGCATATATTTGAGCACAAATTTTTTCATGTGTCCCAGGTGAGTGTTGCCAACAGTGAGCTGACAGGCCTGATAAAGATTGCTGAGAGTCTCCGCATCAAGGGTCTGGGCGATGTGTCCCAGCGGGACCAGCAACACCCACTGGTGGGAGAGAAGAGGGCcagccccccaccctcccctgcctctccccctcctcaccaGTCCCGCCCCAGGAAGGCACCGCGCCTCTCCACCAATGGTAATGGGGAGATGAAGGGCCAAGACACCAACTTTGCTTCCCTCTTGTCCCCAGCCAACAGCTATGGCCATGCCATTAACAAAACCACTGGCAGCAAGGATGGCTTTGCTCAGCTGATGGACACAGGGTGTCCAGACATGCCAGAACACACCCTGGATGGGGAGCAGACCCCCCCCAATACTGGCTGGGACATGTCTCTCTCGGAGTCTAAGTTACGCTCGTGTCTGGAGGGTCTGGAATCAGTCTCTGCTGCTCAATCTCTCGCTCAGTCTGTTGCTCAGTCTATTGTCATCCCCCGCACCCCCTACACCTCCACCCCACCCAAAATGTCATCCAGTAAGAGGGAGGCCGGGGATATTGCTTCCAAGGAGGCAGGCTGCCGAGGGGGACATGCCTCCGCCCGCAAAAAGAACCCAGAGCCTCTAGAGCCCCGAAAACCCAGAGGACCTGCACCGGTGAACAGTCTGTCCTCGGCCAGCCAGGACGGAATGAAGGACATCAAGGTGAGGCATTTCTCTTTGTCGTGCTGGTCAAGAAGAGCACTGCATATCAAGGCACCTACATGCCTAGGGTTATTGTTGAAGGTAAATTATGATTAATATTATGAAATTATGATTTTTTACAGTATGATATGGGTCAAGTACCTTTATGTTTTCTCCACAGATCCCCAAAGAGCATATCAAGACAGAGGTGGATGTGGACAACCTCACatcaggagaggaaggagaggcagctCCCATGCTGCCCCTGTATGAGACCTCCGGAGAGCTCCCTGCTTCAGGAGCAGGGGAGCTTTCAAACCCCCTGCTGGCCAGTTATCGGCATATGCTGAGCATGGGAGGGACTGAGGAGCGAGCTTTCTCCCCCCTCATCCCCACTACGGTCCAAGAACAGCAACAgcagccacagcagcagcaggcTCCCTCTCCCACAAGCAGAGATGCTCGGGTGAGTAGGGAATATTTAACAGTCCAATACACGCTGTGCTAAGGTAAAGCTGCGCATGACCTCGGTGCTTATGTCCATCACATTGGCCCTTAAGCTTATGGCAGGAAGTGACCCATTACCCATGGACACAGGGTCAGTGTGAAAACCAGGTTACCGCagttaccttctccaggttttcccaggtacatatttatcgaccagcccgaatggGAGAATAAACAGGTGGGTGGGTTGCGTGCCAACTGCCCAGCCAGGATTTTAACCTAGGCCAGCAGATTCATAGCTAGGTGTGCTAGCCACTTATCATGGAGGTGCTGAAAATAGATAAGGAGAAATATTGATGCTGCCAGGCAGGCTCGTATATACACAGAGATGATAGATGAGACAAAGAAGTTTTTTGGAGTAAAAATTAGCTAGAATTTCATAATCATTTTTAAG from Eriocheir sinensis breed Jianghai 21 chromosome 36, ASM2467909v1, whole genome shotgun sequence harbors:
- the LOC127007772 gene encoding protein tramtrack, alpha isoform-like isoform X1, encoding MNDLVMGVDQFLLTWNNHRSNLAEVFTQLRVQDQLVDVTLLCDGGSYPAHRLVLAACSPYFHQLFTRLPTQHPLIYLRDVKQAELEALLEFIYRGEVSVANSELTGLIKIAESLRIKGLGDVSQRDQQHPLVGEKRASPPPSPASPPPHQSRPRKAPRLSTNGNGEMKGQDTNFASLLSPANSYGHAINKTTGSKDGFAQLMDTGCPDMPEHTLDGEQTPPNTGWDMSLSESKLRSCLEGLESVSAAQSLAQSVAQSIVIPRTPYTSTPPKMSSSKREAGDIASKEAGCRGGHASARKKNPEPLEPRKPRGPAPVNSLSSASQDGMKDIKIPKEHIKTEVDVDNLTSGEEGEAAPMLPLYETSGELPASGAGELSNPLLASYRHMLSMGGTEERAFSPLIPTTVQEQQQQPQQQQAPSPTSRDARSLTCQLCGATIKHIANFRRHMKQHLNPRRFPCPWCSAAFGRKDNLKTHTRKHHAAEVEAQEAGLLPQTPGNRPDSGEEGKCGGMSDDGGRLPGLNGLNGSEEKDRDDEEEEEGGGDRDSSSDHNEGLVIAEDTEEEEEDDDDDSRTQAENGQ
- the LOC127007772 gene encoding protein tramtrack, alpha isoform-like isoform X2, yielding MGVDQFLLTWNNHRSNLAEVFTQLRVQDQLVDVTLLCDGGSYPAHRLVLAACSPYFHQLFTRLPTQHPLIYLRDVKQAELEALLEFIYRGEVSVANSELTGLIKIAESLRIKGLGDVSQRDQQHPLVGEKRASPPPSPASPPPHQSRPRKAPRLSTNGNGEMKGQDTNFASLLSPANSYGHAINKTTGSKDGFAQLMDTGCPDMPEHTLDGEQTPPNTGWDMSLSESKLRSCLEGLESVSAAQSLAQSVAQSIVIPRTPYTSTPPKMSSSKREAGDIASKEAGCRGGHASARKKNPEPLEPRKPRGPAPVNSLSSASQDGMKDIKIPKEHIKTEVDVDNLTSGEEGEAAPMLPLYETSGELPASGAGELSNPLLASYRHMLSMGGTEERAFSPLIPTTVQEQQQQPQQQQAPSPTSRDARSLTCQLCGATIKHIANFRRHMKQHLNPRRFPCPWCSAAFGRKDNLKTHTRKHHAAEVEAQEAGLLPQTPGNRPDSGEEGKCGGMSDDGGRLPGLNGLNGSEEKDRDDEEEEEGGGDRDSSSDHNEGLVIAEDTEEEEEDDDDDSRTQAENGQ